A DNA window from Hydrogenothermus marinus contains the following coding sequences:
- the rfbA gene encoding glucose-1-phosphate thymidylyltransferase RfbA, whose amino-acid sequence MKAVILAGGSGTRLYPVTIATNKHFLPIYNKPMIYYPLSLVMLLGIKDVLFIINPEDLENFKKLFKDGSHLGMNIDYKIQEKPNGLAEGLILAEDFIGNDNICYMLGDNIFFGHDIVKIMKEAKEEIEKNGGAYVFGYYVKDPERFGIVEFDEKGNVLSLEEKPKNPKSNYAVVGMYFYDNKAVQIAKNIKPSDRGELEITSVNEEYLRQNKLKVKLLGRGFAWFDAGTHDSFLEAGEFIETIENKTGLMVGCIEEIAYRNGWISKEELLKLAEPLKKTGYGQYLVGLANE is encoded by the coding sequence ATGAAAGCAGTAATACTTGCAGGTGGAAGTGGAACAAGATTATATCCTGTTACAATAGCAACTAATAAGCATTTTTTACCTATATATAACAAACCGATGATTTATTATCCTTTATCCTTAGTTATGCTCCTTGGTATAAAAGATGTTTTATTTATTATAAATCCTGAAGATTTAGAAAATTTTAAAAAACTTTTTAAAGATGGTTCTCATCTTGGAATGAATATAGATTATAAAATCCAAGAAAAACCTAATGGCCTTGCTGAAGGTTTAATTCTTGCAGAAGATTTTATAGGAAATGATAATATCTGTTATATGCTTGGAGATAATATCTTTTTTGGCCATGATATTGTAAAAATAATGAAAGAAGCAAAAGAAGAAATAGAAAAAAATGGTGGTGCGTATGTTTTTGGATACTATGTAAAAGATCCAGAAAGATTTGGGATTGTAGAATTTGATGAAAAAGGAAATGTTTTATCTCTTGAAGAAAAACCAAAAAATCCAAAATCAAATTATGCAGTTGTTGGAATGTACTTTTATGATAATAAAGCAGTGCAGATAGCTAAAAATATAAAACCATCAGATAGAGGAGAACTTGAAATAACATCAGTTAATGAAGAATATCTAAGACAAAATAAATTAAAGGTTAAACTTCTTGGTAGAGGTTTTGCTTGGTTTGATGCAGGAACCCATGATAGCTTTTTAGAAGCAGGTGAGTTTATAGAAACTATTGAAAACAAAACAGGTTTAATGGTTGGCTGTATAGAGGAGATAGCTTATAGAAATGGTTGGATATCTAAGGAAGAGCTTTTAAAACTTGCAGAGCCTTTAAAGAAAACTGGCTATGGACAATACTTAGTAGGTTTAGCTAATGAATAA
- the lhgO gene encoding L-2-hydroxyglutarate oxidase, with product MNKEKSYDFIIIGAGIIGLTIAKNLKQKYSDSKIAIIEKESEIGFHSSGRNSGVLHAGFYYTADSLKAKFTKEGCLYWRNYCEKNKLKINKCGKVVVCKNEGELETLYELKNRGDKNGVPLEVINEKELSNYEPNAKTFKKALWSPLTATIDPKEILSNLKYNLEKEGVDFYFNTSYKYRIDEKSIKAGNFIFKYEKLINASGLYADSIAKDFGFSKDYIIIPFKGVYLEYTGNDKPIKTNIYPVPNIKNPFLGVHYTIKVDGTIKIGPTAIPAFWRENYKGLDRFKLNEFLQIITWETKLFLTNAFGFRSLALEEIKKYNKNYLIDQAISLVKKIDKSKFTKWGKPGIRAQLLNIKTKELVQDFVVEGDKYSVHILNAVSPAFTASYPFTKWIVQNYIN from the coding sequence ATGAATAAAGAAAAAAGTTATGACTTTATAATTATTGGAGCAGGAATAATAGGTTTGACTATAGCAAAAAATTTAAAGCAAAAATATTCTGATAGTAAAATAGCAATAATAGAAAAAGAATCTGAAATAGGGTTTCATAGTAGTGGTAGAAATAGTGGTGTTTTACATGCTGGATTTTATTATACTGCTGATTCTTTAAAAGCTAAATTTACTAAAGAAGGTTGTTTATATTGGCGAAACTATTGTGAAAAAAATAAGCTAAAAATTAATAAATGTGGAAAAGTGGTTGTTTGTAAAAATGAAGGGGAACTTGAAACTTTGTATGAATTAAAAAATAGAGGTGATAAAAATGGTGTGCCTCTTGAAGTTATAAATGAAAAAGAATTAAGTAATTATGAACCAAATGCAAAAACATTTAAAAAAGCTTTATGGTCACCATTAACGGCAACAATTGATCCAAAAGAAATATTATCTAATCTTAAATATAATTTAGAGAAAGAAGGAGTAGATTTTTATTTTAATACTTCATACAAGTATAGAATTGATGAAAAAAGTATAAAAGCAGGAAACTTTATTTTTAAATATGAAAAATTAATCAATGCATCGGGTCTTTATGCAGATAGCATAGCAAAAGATTTTGGATTTTCTAAAGATTACATAATTATACCTTTTAAAGGAGTGTATTTAGAATATACTGGTAATGATAAACCAATAAAAACAAATATATATCCTGTTCCAAATATAAAGAATCCTTTTTTAGGAGTTCATTATACTATCAAAGTTGATGGAACAATCAAAATTGGTCCAACAGCAATTCCTGCTTTTTGGAGAGAAAATTATAAAGGTTTAGATAGATTTAAATTAAATGAGTTTTTACAGATTATTACTTGGGAAACAAAACTTTTTTTAACAAATGCTTTTGGATTTAGAAGTTTAGCATTAGAAGAAATAAAAAAATACAATAAAAACTATTTAATTGATCAAGCTATTAGTTTAGTGAAAAAAATAGATAAAAGTAAATTTACCAAATGGGGAAAACCTGGAATTAGAGCGCAGCTTTTAAATATTAAAACAAAAGAGCTTGTCCAAGATTTTGTAGTTGAAGGTGATAAATATTCCGTTCATATATTAAATGCCGTTTCGCCAGCTTTTACTGCAAGTTATCCATTTACTAAATGGATTGTTCAAAATTATATAAATTAG
- a CDS encoding GumC family protein, with amino-acid sequence MEEKNINYQQPCYEEDEIDLYELWQTIKKRKKLIIGLFLSITILTGIFSFIMTPIYRSESAIMPISSESSPLGNLAGLAAMAGVSVGGGEDSAKIVAILNSRDIKERVIKKLNLIPVLLEDEIPEDRNPMNVAVETLDDMVSISEDKKTGVININVDYKDPKLAQKIANTYIDELHKIMNEKNLTVAKFNRIELEKQLKDQEEKLKKLENKLAEFQKKTKILSPEDQLSGVMDLYSNLISQKMKLLVQLRSLESAFSANNPRIKTLKSQIKAVDKEIKNIEEKTNIGALPSLSQAPEKMVEYSNIMRDLKVAQTVYETLVKMYEQAKLQEAKENIYVEIIDPPSLPDKPVKPKKKLMVAVAGITSLILGIFLAFFLEWLEGIKNRNKLNEAKTE; translated from the coding sequence ATGGAAGAAAAAAATATAAATTATCAGCAACCTTGTTATGAAGAAGATGAAATAGATTTATATGAGCTTTGGCAAACTATAAAAAAAAGAAAAAAGTTAATCATAGGACTTTTTTTATCTATAACCATTCTTACAGGAATATTCAGTTTTATAATGACTCCAATATATCGTTCAGAAAGTGCAATAATGCCAATATCAAGTGAATCTTCTCCACTTGGCAATTTGGCAGGTCTTGCAGCAATGGCAGGTGTTTCTGTAGGCGGTGGAGAAGATAGTGCAAAGATAGTAGCTATATTAAATAGTAGAGATATAAAAGAAAGAGTAATAAAAAAGTTAAATCTAATTCCAGTTTTATTAGAAGATGAAATTCCAGAAGATAGAAATCCAATGAATGTAGCAGTGGAAACCTTAGATGATATGGTATCTATTTCAGAAGATAAAAAAACAGGTGTAATAAATATAAATGTTGATTATAAAGATCCAAAGCTTGCACAGAAAATAGCAAATACTTACATAGATGAACTTCATAAAATAATGAATGAAAAAAATCTTACTGTTGCTAAATTTAATAGAATAGAGTTAGAAAAACAGCTTAAAGATCAAGAGGAAAAACTAAAAAAATTAGAAAATAAACTTGCTGAGTTTCAGAAAAAAACAAAAATTTTATCTCCAGAGGATCAATTGTCAGGAGTGATGGATTTATATTCAAATCTTATATCTCAAAAAATGAAACTACTTGTACAACTAAGATCTTTAGAATCAGCTTTTTCTGCAAATAATCCAAGAATTAAAACATTAAAAAGTCAGATAAAAGCAGTAGATAAAGAAATTAAAAATATAGAAGAAAAAACAAATATAGGAGCTTTACCTTCTCTTTCTCAAGCTCCAGAGAAAATGGTAGAGTATTCAAATATAATGAGAGATTTAAAAGTAGCTCAGACTGTTTATGAAACCCTTGTAAAGATGTATGAACAGGCAAAACTTCAAGAAGCAAAAGAAAATATATATGTAGAAATAATAGACCCACCATCATTACCAGATAAACCTGTAAAACCAAAGAAAAAATTGATGGTAGCAGTTGCAGGGATAACATCTTTAATACTTGGAATATTTTTAGCATTCTTTTTAGAATGGCTGGAAGGTATAAAAAATAGAAATAAATTAAATGAAGCTAAAACTGAGTAA
- a CDS encoding PIN domain-containing protein gives MTKNSIKGDIARKLLIEKIDNIIISSQVINEFINVCIKKNILPMEDTFKYAEEFLNIFDFKVITKESIKLAMNIKRKYKYSYWDSLILASALENNCSICYSEDMQDGQLVEDKLKIVNPFKS, from the coding sequence ATTACGAAAAATTCTATAAAAGGAGATATAGCAAGAAAACTTTTAATAGAAAAAATAGATAATATCATAATTAGTTCTCAAGTAATTAATGAGTTTATAAATGTTTGCATTAAAAAGAATATCTTGCCTATGGAAGATACATTTAAATATGCTGAAGAGTTTCTGAATATATTTGATTTTAAAGTAATTACTAAAGAAAGTATAAAATTAGCAATGAATATAAAAAGAAAATACAAATACTCTTATTGGGATAGTCTAATTTTAGCATCTGCTTTAGAAAATAATTGTTCAATTTGTTATTCTGAAGATATGCAAGATGGACAATTAGTAGAAGATAAGTTAAAAATTGTAAATCCATTTAAATCATAA
- the rfbC gene encoding dTDP-4-dehydrorhamnose 3,5-epimerase: MGKFKKLETKLKGVYILEPTVFKDHRGFFMESYNKKDFEEIGLHYELVQDNHSLSIEAGVLRGLHFQLNPKAQTKIVRCLKGAIYDVVVDIRKGSPTFGKWISAILTADNKRQIVVPKGFAHAILTLVPNTEILYKVDEYYSPEHDRSIRWNDPDLNISWPVSNPILSEKDANAPFLKDILNEINF; this comes from the coding sequence ATGGGAAAATTTAAAAAATTAGAAACAAAATTAAAAGGAGTTTATATCTTAGAACCAACTGTTTTTAAAGATCATAGAGGATTTTTTATGGAAAGTTATAATAAAAAAGACTTTGAAGAGATTGGATTACACTATGAATTAGTTCAGGATAATCATTCTTTAAGTATAGAAGCAGGAGTATTAAGAGGTCTTCATTTTCAATTAAATCCTAAAGCACAAACAAAAATTGTTAGATGTTTAAAAGGAGCTATATATGATGTAGTAGTAGATATTAGGAAAGGTAGTCCTACCTTTGGTAAATGGATAAGTGCCATATTAACCGCAGATAATAAAAGACAGATTGTAGTTCCAAAAGGTTTTGCACATGCTATTTTGACACTTGTTCCAAATACAGAAATTTTATATAAGGTTGATGAATATTATTCGCCTGAACATGATAGATCAATAAGATGGAATGATCCAGATTTAAATATCTCATGGCCTGTATCTAATCCTATTTTATCTGAAAAAGATGCAAATGCACCATTTTTAAAAGATATTTTAAATGAAATAAACTTTTAA
- a CDS encoding nucleotidyltransferase domain-containing protein yields MEISKDKNIRLTKDEILKIKSIILSFDPKAEIILFGSRTDTNKKGGDIDILVISDKIDYKKRRKIRVELLKLFGDRKIDLIITPNPSKSVFTELSYKYGVKL; encoded by the coding sequence ATGGAAATTTCAAAAGATAAAAATATTAGATTGACCAAAGATGAAATTTTAAAAATAAAATCCATTATTTTGTCTTTTGATCCAAAAGCAGAAATTATTCTATTTGGAAGTAGAACAGATACAAATAAAAAAGGTGGAGATATTGATATTCTTGTAATATCTGATAAAATTGATTATAAAAAAAGAAGAAAAATCAGAGTTGAACTTTTAAAGTTATTTGGAGATAGAAAAATAGATTTAATAATAACTCCTAACCCATCAAAAAGTGTTTTTACTGAATTGTCATATAAATATGGAGTAAAACTTTGA
- a CDS encoding NAD-dependent epimerase/dehydratase family protein, whose translation METVLVTGAGGYIGTVLVPKLLKKGYKVKAIDRYFFGKEKLPKNENLEIIKEDTRKLNEDLFKDVDYVIDLVAISNDPSGELFNEATLQINYESRVRTAKLSKKYGVKRYILPSSCSIYGFQEDIVDETSPTNPLTTYAKANEKAEQNILPLADDNFVVTVMRQSTVFGYSPRMRFDLAINGMTYGAWKTGKLPLMRDGSQYRPMVHVQDTTDVMILLLTADKEKINGQIFNVGGDDLNYQIGKLGEIVAKTVENETGKKVEIEWYGDPDHRSYRVSFKKIKKILGWEPKWNAESGVKEIVSKLEKGEVDKTTETITLNWYKELEKWFNIIEELKMYGGILNIDVDKIL comes from the coding sequence ATGGAAACAGTTTTAGTAACAGGTGCTGGAGGTTATATAGGAACAGTACTTGTACCAAAGTTATTAAAAAAAGGATATAAAGTTAAGGCTATAGATAGATACTTTTTTGGTAAAGAAAAATTACCTAAGAATGAAAATTTAGAAATAATAAAAGAAGATACGAGAAAATTAAATGAGGATTTATTTAAAGATGTTGATTATGTTATAGATTTAGTGGCAATATCAAATGACCCTTCAGGAGAACTTTTTAATGAAGCAACATTGCAGATAAATTATGAATCAAGAGTAAGAACAGCAAAGTTATCAAAAAAATATGGAGTAAAAAGATATATTCTTCCTTCAAGCTGTAGCATATATGGTTTTCAAGAAGATATAGTAGATGAAACATCACCTACAAATCCATTAACAACTTATGCAAAAGCAAATGAAAAAGCAGAACAAAATATATTACCTTTAGCAGATGATAATTTTGTAGTAACTGTTATGAGACAGTCAACTGTTTTTGGATATAGTCCAAGAATGAGATTTGATCTTGCAATAAACGGTATGACTTATGGGGCATGGAAAACTGGTAAGTTACCATTAATGAGAGATGGAAGTCAATATAGACCTATGGTTCATGTTCAAGATACTACTGATGTAATGATACTGCTTTTAACAGCAGATAAAGAAAAGATAAATGGCCAAATATTTAATGTTGGTGGTGATGATTTAAATTATCAGATAGGAAAACTTGGTGAAATAGTTGCAAAAACTGTAGAAAACGAAACAGGAAAAAAAGTAGAAATAGAATGGTATGGAGATCCGGATCATAGAAGTTATAGAGTTTCATTTAAAAAAATAAAAAAAATATTAGGTTGGGAACCAAAATGGAATGCTGAATCAGGAGTTAAAGAGATTGTATCAAAATTAGAAAAAGGAGAAGTAGATAAGACAACAGAAACAATCACTTTGAATTGGTATAAAGAGTTAGAAAAATGGTTCAATATTATTGAGGAATTAAAAATGTATGGTGGAATATTAAATATAGATGTAGATAAAATTTTATAA
- a CDS encoding ATP-binding protein, producing the protein MLIKQFRGVDFINREKEIDFFLSYFKQKPERVLWVYGPKSSGKTTLIEYIIEEILAKNSEYYIRYINFRGILVYSYDTFLDAILEEKDEEETQTELNRNYNLFNVFKLEAKTLKKIKKRKKNLFNYLLEEFQKTGKKNIFIIDEIQTLQDIYINGERELLNEFLNFCVRLTKETHLSHVVISTSNTIFQNQIYNTAKMKATSDFKLVDHLGYKDIEEWLLSKDLGFTKEDIKLIYDYLGGSVAYIKKLIDFRNMYPSLKEQLEEMAEIAKNEILFERNKNLTDKEYNIFLEIAKNIVDKGYYILDEKDELKRKEIYKVIERFCEVEILFFDPIKNITKANSRIYVKAFEKLLK; encoded by the coding sequence ATGCTAATTAAACAGTTTAGAGGAGTAGATTTTATAAATAGGGAAAAAGAGATAGATTTTTTTCTGAGTTATTTTAAACAAAAACCTGAAAGAGTATTGTGGGTTTATGGACCAAAAAGTTCAGGTAAGACTACCTTAATTGAGTATATTATAGAAGAGATATTAGCAAAAAACAGCGAATATTACATAAGATATATAAATTTTAGAGGTATATTAGTATATAGCTATGATACTTTTTTAGATGCGATATTAGAAGAAAAAGATGAAGAAGAAACACAAACAGAATTAAATAGAAATTACAATTTATTTAATGTATTTAAATTAGAAGCAAAAACTTTAAAAAAGATAAAGAAAAGAAAAAAAAATCTATTTAATTATCTTTTAGAGGAATTTCAAAAAACAGGTAAGAAAAACATATTTATTATTGACGAAATCCAAACACTACAAGATATATACATAAACGGAGAAAGAGAATTACTAAATGAGTTTTTAAATTTTTGTGTTAGATTAACAAAGGAAACCCATTTATCACATGTAGTTATATCAACAAGTAATACTATATTTCAAAATCAGATATATAACACTGCGAAAATGAAAGCAACAAGTGATTTTAAATTGGTAGATCATTTAGGATATAAAGATATAGAAGAATGGCTTTTAAGCAAAGATTTAGGATTTACTAAAGAAGATATAAAATTAATTTATGATTATCTTGGTGGTAGTGTTGCTTATATTAAAAAATTAATAGATTTTAGGAATATGTATCCTTCATTAAAAGAGCAGTTAGAAGAAATGGCTGAAATTGCAAAAAATGAGATTCTTTTTGAAAGAAATAAGAATTTAACTGATAAGGAATATAACATTTTTTTAGAAATTGCTAAGAATATAGTAGATAAAGGATATTATATCTTAGATGAAAAAGATGAACTTAAAAGAAAAGAGATATATAAAGTTATTGAAAGATTTTGCGAAGTAGAAATCCTATTTTTTGATCCAATTAAAAATATTACAAAAGCCAATAGTAGAATTTATGTAAAAGCTTTTGAAAAATTATTAAAATAA
- a CDS encoding capsule assembly Wzi family protein yields MKKIVFTGFAFFSIANAHPLLNINVDDYEFYEKLESAKNSNKLILSIKPISNIFSSEKGGWYIKPINNITTKIYYTNADNLLLEGQSGISLKKGLNAFFYEDGYISFGKNLVSYYQLRQDLNKDTKQGNLFRGYIKYKIGKFSIEAGRDNVNWGPGEYGLILSNNTYPFPLIKLDTEQPLKFWGKWRFTILNGWLQEKRKDFSNPKLLGLRVVWKPADWIELGGSKTTMYGGDGRPSYKLTDYPELIFSSRDNIPGDKFDNDSRAAYDISIFLPFKSFNIFKIYYVEAGDDIHAIWQKEDRGKLVGRFPFIFMLLDPLYQAGVLISKNNHSLRVEYVKTDYRSYIHHWYNYEGYTYKGFSLGYPYGRDVESFLIKYIYDSKKNYRIKTQLGYYKQPVKTGDIKSKTYYGFVEFSYLLRKNIEISPYFRIDKKDNIDENPLPTQFDITNKNKTFITVGLSASINF; encoded by the coding sequence ATGAAGAAGATAGTATTTACTGGATTTGCTTTTTTTTCTATAGCTAATGCTCATCCTCTTTTAAATATAAATGTTGATGATTATGAGTTTTATGAAAAGCTTGAATCTGCAAAGAATTCTAATAAACTCATTTTATCTATAAAGCCTATAAGTAATATATTTTCATCAGAAAAAGGTGGTTGGTATATAAAACCAATAAACAATATAACTACAAAAATATATTATACAAATGCAGATAATCTTTTGCTGGAAGGACAATCAGGAATAAGTTTAAAAAAAGGCTTAAATGCTTTCTTTTATGAAGATGGATATATATCTTTTGGTAAAAATTTAGTTTCTTATTACCAACTTAGACAAGATTTAAATAAGGATACAAAACAAGGAAATTTATTTAGAGGTTATATAAAATACAAAATAGGAAAATTTTCAATAGAAGCTGGAAGAGATAATGTCAACTGGGGACCGGGAGAATATGGGTTGATATTATCAAACAATACTTATCCTTTTCCTTTAATAAAGCTTGATACAGAGCAACCTTTAAAATTTTGGGGAAAATGGAGATTTACTATATTAAACGGATGGCTACAAGAAAAAAGAAAAGATTTTTCTAATCCAAAATTATTAGGATTAAGAGTGGTTTGGAAACCAGCAGACTGGATAGAATTAGGTGGTTCCAAAACAACTATGTATGGAGGAGATGGAAGACCTTCTTATAAACTTACAGATTATCCTGAACTTATATTTTCTTCAAGAGATAATATACCAGGAGATAAATTTGATAATGATTCAAGGGCTGCTTATGATATTTCCATATTTTTACCTTTTAAATCTTTTAATATATTTAAAATTTATTATGTAGAAGCTGGAGATGATATTCATGCTATTTGGCAAAAAGAAGATAGAGGGAAATTAGTAGGTAGATTTCCTTTTATTTTTATGCTATTAGATCCATTATATCAAGCAGGAGTTTTAATTTCTAAAAATAATCATAGTTTGAGAGTTGAATATGTTAAAACAGATTATAGATCATATATACATCATTGGTATAATTATGAAGGTTATACCTATAAAGGATTTTCTCTTGGATATCCTTATGGTAGAGATGTAGAATCATTTTTAATTAAGTATATTTATGATTCTAAGAAAAATTATAGAATAAAAACACAACTTGGCTATTATAAACAACCTGTTAAAACAGGCGATATAAAATCAAAAACATATTATGGATTTGTAGAGTTTTCTTACCTGTTAAGGAAAAATATAGAAATATCCCCATATTTTAGGATAGACAAAAAGGACAATATTGATGAAAATCCTTTACCTACTCAGTTTGATATAACGAATAAAAATAAAACCTTTATAACTGTAGGACTATCAGCAAGTATTAATTTTTAA